Proteins from a single region of Nakamurella flava:
- a CDS encoding glycerophosphodiester phosphodiesterase family protein, translated as MAHSSSRDVSWLVAGPVAHRGLHGPDVVENTAPAVAAARAAGYVAEIDVQLTADGVPVVVHDPELRRLAGVPLRVEDLSRKEISGLRLLGTDARIPTLDEALSAARGGPGLLIELKPARDWRRLVDTVAAAVAASDAAVRVAFMSFHPLVARRVRRLRPEPTGLIGGRLPAAEYSAVQRYVVGRLPLISAVRPDFLALDLETVQGPLMVTLHRKHPVPVLLWTVTSPLAAVDAADWADTVIFEGFQPFPVAR; from the coding sequence GTGGCGCACAGCTCATCCCGGGACGTGTCGTGGCTCGTCGCCGGGCCCGTCGCCCACCGGGGCCTGCACGGTCCGGACGTCGTCGAGAACACCGCCCCGGCCGTCGCTGCCGCCCGGGCGGCCGGATACGTCGCCGAGATCGACGTCCAGCTCACCGCCGACGGCGTGCCCGTCGTCGTGCACGACCCGGAACTACGCCGCCTGGCCGGTGTCCCCCTGCGGGTCGAGGACCTCAGTCGCAAGGAAATCAGCGGCCTGCGACTGCTCGGGACCGACGCCCGCATCCCCACCCTGGATGAAGCCCTGAGCGCCGCGCGTGGGGGACCGGGGCTGCTGATCGAACTGAAACCGGCCCGGGACTGGCGTCGGCTCGTCGACACCGTGGCCGCTGCCGTGGCCGCCTCGGACGCGGCCGTCCGGGTGGCCTTCATGAGCTTCCACCCACTGGTCGCCCGCCGGGTCCGGCGGCTGCGTCCGGAGCCGACCGGGCTGATCGGCGGCCGGTTGCCGGCGGCGGAGTACTCGGCGGTGCAGCGCTACGTGGTCGGCCGGCTGCCGCTGATCTCGGCAGTGCGTCCCGACTTCCTCGCGCTCGACCTCGAGACGGTGCAGGGCCCGCTGATGGTCACCCTGCACCGCAAACATCCGGTCCCCGTTCTGCTCTGGACGGTGACCTCGCCGCTGGCCGCGGTGGATGCGGCCGACTGGGCCGACACGGTCATCTTCGAGGGTTTCCAGCCGTTCCCGGTCGCCCGATGA
- the ilvD gene encoding dihydroxy-acid dehydratase has translation MSTTEPRQHRKPHSHIVTDGIERAPARGMLRAVGMGDDDWRKSQIGVASSWNEITPCNLSLDRLAKAAKKGVFAADGFPMEFGTISVSDGISMGHGGMHYSLVSREVICDSVETVFRGEQLDGGVLLAGCDKSEPGMLMAAARLDISAVFLYAGSTLPGKLDGETVTIIDAFEGVGACLAGKISRDRLTEIEKAICPGEGACGGMYTANTMAAAAEALGMSLPGSAAPPAPDRRRDTYAERSGEAVVALVDAGITARDIMTKEAFENAITVVMALGGSTNAVLHLLAIAHEAGVELTLDDFNRIGDRTPHLADVKPFGRYVMTDIDRIGGIPVIMKALLDAGLLHGDCLTVTGKTMAENLADLNPPALDGDVLRQLSNPIHATGGIAILHGSLAPDGAVIKSAGIEYDEFTGPARVFDGEAGVLEAVTNGTLGKGDVIVIRWEGPKGGPGMREMLAVTGAIKGAGLGKDVLLLTDGRFSGGTTGPCIGHIAPEAAHGGPIALVAEGDQIRLDLGARTLDLLVDEAELERRRSRWQPREQHLDFGVTGKYAKLVQSAAKGAITS, from the coding sequence ATGAGCACGACCGAGCCGCGCCAGCACCGCAAGCCCCACAGCCACATCGTCACCGACGGCATCGAGCGGGCCCCGGCCCGCGGCATGCTCCGCGCCGTCGGGATGGGCGACGACGACTGGCGCAAGTCGCAGATCGGCGTGGCCAGCTCGTGGAACGAGATCACCCCGTGCAACCTGTCGCTCGACCGGTTGGCCAAGGCCGCCAAGAAGGGCGTCTTCGCCGCCGACGGATTCCCGATGGAGTTCGGCACCATCTCGGTCTCCGACGGCATCTCCATGGGCCACGGCGGGATGCACTACTCGCTGGTCAGCCGCGAGGTCATCTGCGATTCGGTGGAGACCGTCTTCCGCGGTGAGCAGCTGGACGGCGGGGTCCTGCTCGCCGGCTGCGACAAGTCCGAGCCGGGCATGCTGATGGCCGCCGCCCGCCTCGACATCTCGGCGGTGTTCCTCTATGCCGGTTCCACGTTGCCGGGCAAGCTCGACGGCGAGACCGTCACCATCATCGACGCCTTCGAAGGTGTCGGTGCCTGCCTGGCCGGCAAGATCAGCCGGGACCGGCTGACCGAGATCGAAAAGGCCATCTGTCCCGGCGAGGGCGCCTGCGGCGGCATGTACACCGCCAACACCATGGCCGCCGCGGCCGAGGCCCTGGGGATGTCGCTGCCCGGCAGCGCCGCCCCGCCCGCGCCCGACCGTCGCCGCGACACCTACGCCGAACGCAGCGGCGAGGCGGTCGTGGCCCTCGTCGACGCCGGCATCACCGCGCGCGACATCATGACGAAGGAGGCGTTCGAGAACGCCATCACCGTCGTCATGGCCCTCGGCGGTTCCACCAACGCCGTCCTGCACCTGCTGGCCATCGCCCACGAGGCCGGGGTCGAGCTCACCCTCGACGACTTCAACCGGATCGGCGACCGCACCCCGCACCTGGCCGACGTCAAGCCGTTCGGCCGGTACGTGATGACCGACATCGACCGCATCGGCGGCATCCCGGTGATCATGAAGGCCCTGCTGGACGCCGGTCTGCTGCACGGTGACTGCCTGACCGTCACCGGGAAGACGATGGCCGAGAACCTGGCCGACCTGAACCCGCCGGCCCTGGACGGCGATGTGCTGCGGCAGCTGTCCAACCCGATCCACGCCACCGGCGGCATCGCGATCCTGCACGGCTCGCTGGCCCCGGACGGGGCGGTCATCAAGAGCGCCGGCATCGAGTACGACGAGTTCACCGGGCCCGCCCGGGTGTTCGACGGCGAGGCCGGCGTGCTGGAGGCCGTCACCAACGGCACCCTCGGCAAGGGTGACGTCATCGTCATCCGCTGGGAGGGCCCGAAGGGCGGCCCCGGTATGCGCGAGATGCTCGCCGTCACCGGCGCCATCAAGGGCGCCGGTCTCGGCAAGGACGTCCTGCTGCTCACCGACGGCCGGTTCTCCGGCGGCACCACCGGCCCGTGCATCGGGCACATCGCCCCCGAGGCGGCGCACGGCGGGCCGATCGCCCTGGTGGCGGAAGGCGACCAGATCCGCCTGGACCTGGGCGCGCGCACCCTCGACCTGCTGGTCGACGAGGCCGAGCTGGAGCGTCGACGGTCCCGCTGGCAGCCCCGGGAGCAGCACCTGGACTTCGGTGTCACCGGTAAGTACGCCAAGCTCGTCCAGTCCGCCGCGAAGGGCGCCATCACCTCCTGA
- a CDS encoding phosphatase PAP2 family protein, with protein MTPRPWAGPVDGGPAAPPTRRPWTASLAELLVGLIPLGFLLLGYAVAYLVNLPLTRDPVAGTTNALGFALRAAEPGAIDRAMFGVLPSTWLQGRFVRAPDGAWWDRLVAVVYASHFVVIPVVTAVLWFTDRRRFRRWVWTVLALVGAGLVLYVVYPMTPPWLAAEQGIVDPLVRWSGVGWDVMGLDAIGFLQGSGQAGSNPVAAMPSLHAGAATLVAVFFLRGGPWWRAPLLVLYALAMSVLLVYTAEHYVIDVLVGDLLAVAAVAGVAAVFRLRRARRAGRADRAANLPVPTPTPSRADSAG; from the coding sequence GTGACGCCGCGCCCGTGGGCCGGACCCGTGGATGGTGGGCCGGCCGCACCGCCCACCCGGCGTCCGTGGACGGCGTCGCTCGCCGAGTTGCTGGTCGGCCTGATCCCGCTCGGCTTCCTGCTGCTCGGGTACGCGGTCGCCTACCTGGTCAACCTGCCGCTGACCCGCGACCCGGTCGCCGGCACCACCAACGCGCTGGGCTTTGCGCTGCGGGCGGCCGAACCGGGGGCGATCGACCGCGCCATGTTCGGGGTGCTGCCGTCGACCTGGCTGCAGGGCCGTTTCGTCCGCGCCCCCGACGGTGCCTGGTGGGACCGGCTGGTCGCGGTGGTCTACGCCAGCCACTTCGTGGTCATCCCGGTGGTCACCGCGGTGCTGTGGTTCACCGACCGTCGCCGGTTCCGGCGATGGGTGTGGACGGTGCTCGCCCTGGTCGGCGCGGGCCTCGTGCTGTACGTGGTCTACCCCATGACACCGCCGTGGCTGGCCGCCGAGCAGGGGATCGTCGACCCACTGGTCCGCTGGTCCGGGGTGGGGTGGGACGTCATGGGTCTGGACGCCATCGGGTTCCTGCAGGGCAGCGGCCAGGCCGGCAGCAACCCGGTGGCCGCCATGCCGTCCCTGCACGCCGGTGCGGCCACCCTGGTCGCCGTGTTCTTCCTGCGCGGCGGGCCCTGGTGGCGGGCTCCGCTGCTCGTCCTGTACGCCCTGGCCATGTCGGTGCTGCTCGTCTACACCGCCGAGCACTACGTCATCGACGTCCTGGTCGGCGATCTGCTCGCCGTCGCCGCCGTCGCCGGAGTCGCCGCCGTCTTCCGCCTCCGCCGGGCGCGCCGGGCCGGTCGGGCCGATCGGGCGGCGAACCTCCCGGTGCCCACCCCGACGCCGAGCCGGGCAGACTCGGCGGGATGA
- a CDS encoding glycosyltransferase translates to MTARRLRLLVLAFLATKLGVLLANCALFPTLRPAGTVPHRRPRVALLVPLRNEAKRLPATLPGFLAAGADEVVFLDDESTDGCADLVRQHPRRADEPPVRVITSAPRPDGWLGKTWACQQLAATTTAERLVFVDADVHLAPGAVTAIVDEMDRQDAEVFSVFSRHLTGTWAERLLTPLIVDVVLCFLPFPALRTPVRAAATAHGAVLAFTRPAYDAVGGFAAVRAEVVEDIALARRTRRRGRRLGLALGGPVAQIRMYRGAREVLVGLSRGLVPVAGGSRVAVVAGWAAHVAVYTVPTALLLRRPRRWWPAVAMAVAERALVEAKTGGRDWAAALATPVVPLAAAPIVARSLRREQTWKGRTVVDPSVRRG, encoded by the coding sequence ATGACAGCTCGACGGCTGCGGCTCCTGGTGCTCGCGTTCCTGGCCACGAAACTCGGTGTCCTGCTGGCCAACTGCGCCCTGTTCCCGACGCTGCGTCCGGCGGGGACGGTCCCCCACCGCCGGCCCCGGGTCGCGTTGCTCGTGCCGTTGCGGAACGAGGCCAAACGGCTGCCGGCCACCCTGCCGGGTTTCCTGGCCGCCGGCGCCGACGAGGTCGTCTTCCTCGACGACGAGTCCACCGATGGCTGCGCCGATCTCGTCCGGCAGCATCCTCGCCGGGCCGACGAGCCACCGGTGCGGGTGATAACGAGCGCGCCCCGGCCGGACGGCTGGCTGGGCAAGACCTGGGCCTGCCAGCAACTGGCGGCGACGACAACCGCCGAACGCCTGGTGTTCGTCGACGCCGACGTCCATCTCGCCCCGGGGGCGGTCACCGCGATCGTCGACGAGATGGATCGGCAGGACGCCGAGGTGTTCTCCGTCTTCTCCCGGCACCTGACCGGAACCTGGGCCGAACGCCTGCTCACGCCGCTGATCGTCGACGTCGTGCTGTGCTTCCTGCCGTTCCCCGCCCTGCGGACCCCGGTCCGCGCGGCCGCCACCGCCCACGGCGCGGTGCTGGCCTTCACCCGGCCCGCGTACGACGCGGTCGGTGGGTTCGCCGCCGTCCGCGCCGAGGTGGTCGAGGACATCGCCCTGGCCCGTCGCACCCGCCGCCGGGGTCGCCGCCTCGGGCTGGCCCTGGGCGGTCCGGTCGCGCAGATCCGGATGTACCGGGGCGCCCGGGAGGTCCTGGTCGGTCTGAGCCGGGGGCTCGTCCCGGTGGCCGGCGGGTCCCGGGTGGCCGTGGTGGCGGGATGGGCGGCACATGTCGCGGTCTACACCGTGCCGACCGCGCTGCTGCTGCGCCGGCCCCGCCGGTGGTGGCCGGCCGTCGCGATGGCCGTGGCCGAACGCGCCCTGGTCGAGGCGAAGACCGGCGGCCGGGACTGGGCGGCCGCGCTGGCCACCCCGGTCGTCCCGCTGGCCGCCGCCCCGATCGTCGCCCGGTCGTTGCGCCGCGAGCAGACGTGGAAGGGGCGGACCGTCGTCGACCCGTCGGTGCGACGTGGCTGA
- a CDS encoding amidohydrolase: MARAERPLPSTTAPLPDVYRDLHAHPELSFAETRTAAVIVGRLRGLGYDVSEGVGGTGVVAVLRRGDGPRVLLRADMDGLPVREDTGLDYASDVETTTPDGRTVPVMHACGHDMHVTALLGALQQLQADPGWRGEILAVFQPAEEKGAGARAMIDDGLYERFGAPVVVLGQHVAPLPVGVLGLRDGPAFAASDSLRITVFGRGGHGSRPETTVDPVVLAASTILRLQTVVSREVSAAEQVVLTIGSVHAGDAGNIIPDRAVLEVSIRTFDTLVRARVLAAVDRIVAGEAATAGADIPPTVESLNAFPAVVNDSAAADRVRVAFDRALPAAMVIDPGVVTGSEDVGLLASAANAPCVYWLLGGADPARFSGLAGPAEIARRVAELPSNHSPYFAPVVEPTIELGASALATAARAWLVTDEGSPGGAS; the protein is encoded by the coding sequence GTGGCCCGCGCCGAGCGCCCGCTGCCGTCGACGACCGCGCCGCTGCCGGACGTCTACCGCGACCTGCACGCCCATCCCGAACTGAGCTTCGCCGAGACCCGCACCGCCGCCGTGATCGTGGGCCGACTCCGTGGGCTCGGCTATGACGTCAGCGAGGGCGTGGGCGGCACCGGCGTGGTGGCGGTGCTGCGTCGGGGGGACGGCCCGCGGGTCCTGCTGCGCGCCGACATGGACGGACTCCCGGTCCGGGAGGACACCGGTCTCGACTACGCCAGTGACGTCGAGACGACGACGCCGGACGGTCGCACCGTCCCGGTCATGCACGCCTGCGGCCACGACATGCACGTCACGGCCCTGCTCGGGGCGCTGCAGCAGCTGCAGGCCGATCCGGGCTGGCGGGGCGAGATCCTCGCGGTCTTCCAGCCGGCCGAGGAAAAGGGCGCCGGCGCTCGGGCGATGATCGACGACGGACTCTACGAACGGTTCGGCGCGCCGGTCGTCGTCCTGGGGCAGCACGTTGCCCCGCTGCCGGTCGGCGTGCTGGGCCTGCGCGACGGGCCCGCGTTCGCCGCATCGGATTCGCTGCGCATCACGGTGTTCGGGCGCGGCGGGCACGGGTCCCGGCCGGAGACCACCGTGGACCCGGTCGTGCTGGCCGCGTCGACCATCCTGCGGTTGCAGACCGTCGTCTCGCGCGAGGTGTCCGCCGCCGAACAGGTCGTGCTGACCATCGGATCCGTGCACGCCGGCGACGCCGGCAACATCATCCCCGACCGGGCCGTTCTGGAGGTGAGCATCCGTACCTTCGACACCCTGGTGCGGGCCAGGGTTCTCGCCGCGGTCGACCGGATCGTCGCCGGTGAGGCGGCGACGGCCGGGGCCGACATCCCGCCGACCGTCGAGTCACTGAACGCCTTCCCGGCGGTCGTCAACGACTCCGCGGCCGCCGACCGCGTCCGGGTCGCGTTCGACCGGGCCCTGCCGGCGGCGATGGTCATCGACCCCGGGGTGGTGACCGGCAGCGAGGACGTCGGCCTGCTCGCCTCGGCCGCGAACGCTCCCTGCGTGTACTGGCTGCTCGGTGGCGCCGACCCCGCCCGGTTCAGCGGTCTGGCCGGCCCGGCCGAGATCGCGCGACGGGTCGCCGAGCTGCCGTCCAACCATTCGCCGTACTTCGCCCCGGTCGTCGAACCGACCATCGAGCTCGGGGCCTCGGCGTTGGCCACCGCCGCCCGGGCCTGGCTGGTGACCGACGAGGGGTCACCGGGCGGGGCGTCCTAG
- a CDS encoding FUSC family protein, translating into MRVGPRDFTLPGRAVVHAVVLIAVAVAVLWSASALIGPDAARVGYLTIMFLVGPARLPDPRLRVAAAAWAVAVTLAGFLVGPLGTTAVIVGLVVVCLVQGLFRVGEVAAMVRSPVNFVALAGIGQSTDLQWWRVAVGALIGAAVVLGVSFALPGSGAARPRPTPIRQRLVFGATTAVGSIIVVVVGDALDFPFVGWALLSLCLILSVGEEDHLRRAETRVLGTVIGAVVATLVSLLPGPGPIVVAVLCGLACVAYLRAGRYFAFVVFLTPAILLTTTSDLGPLALGIGRIEAVVASAILALALTAVAQWCARRWSGAPDDRPVVSARD; encoded by the coding sequence ATGAGGGTGGGACCGCGGGATTTCACACTGCCGGGGCGGGCGGTGGTGCACGCCGTCGTCCTCATCGCGGTCGCCGTGGCCGTGCTGTGGTCGGCCAGTGCCCTCATCGGACCCGACGCGGCCCGAGTCGGCTACCTGACGATCATGTTCCTGGTCGGGCCGGCCCGGCTGCCCGATCCACGACTGCGGGTGGCGGCGGCCGCGTGGGCCGTGGCGGTGACCCTCGCCGGTTTCCTGGTCGGGCCCCTCGGCACGACGGCGGTGATCGTCGGCCTGGTCGTCGTGTGCCTGGTGCAAGGCCTGTTCCGGGTGGGCGAGGTGGCCGCCATGGTGCGCTCACCGGTGAACTTCGTGGCGCTGGCCGGGATCGGCCAGTCGACCGACCTGCAGTGGTGGCGAGTGGCCGTCGGCGCCCTCATCGGGGCCGCGGTGGTCCTGGGGGTGTCGTTCGCGCTGCCGGGTTCGGGTGCGGCCCGGCCCCGACCCACCCCGATCCGCCAACGCCTGGTGTTCGGTGCGACCACGGCCGTCGGGTCGATCATCGTCGTGGTGGTCGGAGACGCCCTGGACTTCCCGTTCGTCGGGTGGGCCCTGCTCTCGCTCTGCCTGATCCTGTCCGTCGGCGAGGAGGACCACCTCCGTCGCGCCGAGACACGCGTACTCGGGACGGTGATCGGCGCCGTCGTCGCCACGCTCGTCTCGCTGCTCCCCGGGCCCGGGCCGATCGTCGTCGCCGTCCTCTGCGGGCTGGCCTGCGTGGCGTACCTGCGAGCGGGCCGGTACTTCGCCTTCGTCGTGTTCCTGACCCCGGCGATCCTCCTGACGACGACCTCCGACCTCGGTCCGCTGGCGCTGGGGATCGGCCGCATCGAAGCCGTCGTCGCCTCGGCCATCCTCGCCCTGGCCCTGACCGCCGTGGCCCAGTGGTGCGCGCGTCGGTGGAGCGGCGCCCCGGATGACCGCCCCGTGGTATCGGCGCGGGACTGA
- a CDS encoding spore photoproduct lyase family protein, which translates to MPVTRPALLDVRRLWAEPGALDSPRGQQVRERFPEAEVIAVDSHWAIPELHGNEGNLQRWVRVKAEDLVVGTKKSIATRVNGRSADFIAPSTSNGCAMACVYCYVPRRKGFANPIAVFTNIDKITAHLRRHVAKQGPKTEPNQCDPHAWVYDLGENSDCSVDALVSDNVTDLIATFRDLPTAKASFATKYVNRDLLAADPQGRTRIRFSLMPHADARQLDVRTTPIAERIAAIDDFVAAGYEVHLNFSPVVLRAGWIPDWTELLQHLDQVLSKETKRQAACEVIMLTHNAGLHEVNLGWHPRAEDVLWRPDLQEVKTSQNGQVNVRYDRATKARAVATLTALIDRYTPWLPIRYAF; encoded by the coding sequence GTGCCCGTGACCCGACCCGCCCTGCTCGACGTCCGCCGCCTGTGGGCCGAACCGGGCGCCCTCGACTCCCCGCGCGGGCAGCAGGTCCGGGAACGTTTCCCGGAGGCGGAGGTCATCGCCGTCGACTCCCACTGGGCGATCCCGGAGTTGCACGGCAACGAGGGCAATCTGCAGCGGTGGGTGCGGGTCAAGGCGGAGGACCTGGTCGTCGGGACCAAGAAGAGCATCGCCACCCGGGTCAACGGCCGGTCGGCCGACTTCATCGCCCCGTCCACCTCCAACGGCTGCGCGATGGCCTGCGTGTACTGCTACGTCCCGCGGCGCAAGGGGTTCGCCAACCCGATCGCGGTGTTCACCAACATCGACAAGATCACCGCCCACCTCCGCCGGCACGTCGCCAAGCAGGGGCCGAAGACCGAACCGAACCAGTGCGACCCGCACGCCTGGGTCTACGACCTGGGGGAGAACAGCGACTGCTCGGTCGACGCGCTGGTCAGTGACAACGTCACCGATCTCATCGCCACGTTCCGCGACCTGCCGACGGCGAAGGCGTCGTTCGCGACGAAGTACGTCAACCGCGACCTGCTCGCCGCCGACCCGCAGGGCCGCACCCGCATCCGCTTCTCGCTCATGCCGCACGCCGACGCCCGCCAATTGGACGTGCGGACCACCCCGATCGCCGAGCGCATCGCCGCCATCGACGACTTCGTCGCCGCCGGTTACGAGGTGCACCTGAACTTCTCGCCCGTCGTGCTGCGGGCCGGCTGGATCCCCGACTGGACGGAACTGCTGCAACACCTGGACCAGGTGTTGTCCAAGGAGACCAAGCGGCAGGCCGCCTGCGAGGTCATCATGCTGACCCACAACGCCGGCCTGCACGAGGTGAATCTCGGATGGCATCCGCGGGCCGAGGACGTGCTGTGGCGGCCGGATCTGCAGGAGGTCAAGACCAGCCAGAACGGCCAGGTCAACGTCCGGTACGACCGCGCCACCAAGGCGCGGGCGGTGGCCACCCTGACGGCGCTGATCGACCGGTACACGCCCTGGCTGCCGATCCGCTACGCGTTCTGA
- a CDS encoding PucR family transcriptional regulator → MTLSVVDLVGRPALGLRWATAGTTPPERGGRPVTWVHTSELDDPTPFLAGGEVLLTTGLTRAPDDDATNYVDRLVAVGVVGLGFGTGLNHATVPPALVRAAAAAGLPLFEVPRATPFIAISRAVSRAIAADEYAAVQRTFTAQQALTRAAQSDTGVRRVVRLLARQVAGSVVLLDADGAVLETAPALSPARAGVLRTEVRGLRGHAGAVGVAFAAGTDSISLQSVGGGRGRTFLAVARGVPLTPDDRHLVNAAVLLLTIRQERATGSTDGPERVPAAVLARLLDDPAPSAREWAESVLAASGAALPVPPWTVAVADRPPSTGWADLGADGLVGERHGRPVLLLGAAGGRTVPVRSGAGDQGAARWGLSRATSDPTALPGAVREADEALAVGHRTGAAVTRFDDLVGTGWSALVPPDRAAAWAAGLLAPIRDHRPAAVTAPDGAELLRSLRAWLLHHGQWDPAAADLGVHRHTLRKRIVLIEGLLGRSLEAPGVRAELWLALAQGGGG, encoded by the coding sequence GTGACCCTGTCGGTGGTCGATCTCGTCGGTCGGCCCGCGCTCGGTCTGCGGTGGGCCACGGCCGGGACGACGCCGCCGGAGCGCGGCGGCCGGCCGGTCACCTGGGTGCACACCAGTGAACTGGACGACCCCACCCCGTTCCTGGCCGGCGGGGAGGTGCTGCTGACCACCGGTCTGACCCGGGCGCCGGACGACGACGCGACGAACTACGTCGACCGATTGGTCGCCGTCGGGGTGGTCGGCCTCGGATTCGGCACCGGCCTGAACCATGCGACGGTGCCGCCGGCCCTCGTCCGGGCCGCCGCCGCGGCCGGTCTGCCGCTGTTCGAGGTGCCCCGGGCCACCCCGTTCATCGCCATCAGCCGCGCCGTCTCCCGGGCGATCGCCGCAGACGAGTACGCGGCCGTCCAGAGGACTTTCACCGCCCAGCAGGCCCTGACCCGCGCCGCGCAGAGTGACACCGGAGTCCGCCGGGTGGTGCGGTTGCTGGCCCGCCAGGTGGCGGGCTCGGTGGTGCTGCTGGACGCCGACGGGGCGGTCCTGGAGACCGCGCCGGCCCTGTCGCCCGCGCGGGCGGGCGTCCTGCGGACCGAGGTACGCGGACTGCGCGGGCACGCCGGCGCCGTCGGGGTGGCGTTCGCGGCCGGGACCGACAGCATCAGCCTGCAGTCCGTCGGCGGTGGGCGGGGGCGCACGTTCCTGGCCGTGGCCCGGGGCGTCCCGTTGACCCCGGACGACCGGCACCTCGTCAACGCCGCGGTGCTGCTGCTGACCATCCGGCAGGAACGGGCGACCGGCTCCACGGACGGGCCGGAGAGAGTCCCGGCGGCGGTACTGGCCCGCCTGCTCGACGACCCCGCTCCGTCGGCGCGGGAGTGGGCCGAGTCCGTACTGGCCGCATCCGGGGCCGCCCTCCCCGTCCCTCCGTGGACCGTCGCCGTCGCCGACCGCCCCCCATCGACCGGCTGGGCCGATCTCGGCGCGGACGGACTGGTCGGCGAGCGCCACGGCCGGCCGGTCCTGCTGCTCGGGGCGGCCGGCGGCCGTACGGTGCCGGTCCGATCCGGAGCCGGTGACCAGGGGGCAGCGCGGTGGGGGCTGTCCCGGGCCACGTCCGATCCGACGGCGCTCCCGGGAGCAGTGCGGGAGGCCGACGAGGCGCTGGCCGTCGGGCACCGGACCGGGGCGGCCGTCACCCGCTTCGACGACCTCGTCGGAACGGGATGGTCGGCTCTCGTCCCGCCGGACCGGGCGGCGGCCTGGGCGGCGGGCCTGCTGGCCCCGATCCGCGACCACCGGCCCGCCGCGGTCACCGCCCCCGACGGGGCGGAACTGCTGCGCTCGCTGCGGGCCTGGCTGCTGCACCACGGACAGTGGGATCCGGCGGCGGCCGACCTGGGGGTGCACCGGCACACCCTGCGTAAGCGGATCGTGTTGATCGAGGGGTTGCTCGGGCGGTCGCTGGAGGCGCCGGGGGTGCGGGCGGAGCTGTGGTTGGCGTTGGCGCAGGGTGGCGGCGGCTGA
- the gabT gene encoding 4-aminobutyrate--2-oxoglutarate transaminase, whose protein sequence is MTEPLTSTGTTPESSAAAVDGLPQERRLVTELPGPRSRELTARRQRVVAGGVSSMLPVYVQRAGGGIIEDVDGNRLIDLGSGIAVTSVGNSAPAVVAGVTEQVAAFTHTCFMIAPYEGYVQVCEELAALTPGSHAKKTALFNSGAEAVENAIKVARHATGRTAVIAFDHAYHGRTSLTMALTAKNMPYKQGFGPFPADVYRVPGSYPYRDGLDGAAAAARAIDMINVQVGAQNVAAVIIEPIQGEGGFIEPAPGFLPAIVEWARANGALFIADEVQTGFCRTGDWFASDAEGVVPDLVTMAKGIAGGLPLAAVTGRAELMDAVHPGGLGGTYGGNPVACAAALGAIETMREQDLRGAAHRIEEQMVRRLREMQAVHPEIGDIRGRGGMIAVELIDPDGAQGPQTPNPVLTGALARACHAEGVVVLTAGTWGNVLRFLPPLVISPELLDEGLDVLSGALDRLTAATA, encoded by the coding sequence ATGACCGAGCCCCTGACCTCGACCGGTACCACCCCCGAGAGCTCCGCAGCGGCGGTCGACGGTCTGCCGCAGGAGCGCCGGCTGGTCACCGAGCTGCCCGGCCCCCGATCCCGCGAGCTCACCGCCCGCCGTCAGCGGGTGGTCGCCGGTGGCGTGAGCTCGATGCTGCCCGTCTACGTGCAGCGCGCCGGCGGCGGGATCATCGAGGACGTCGACGGCAACCGGCTGATCGACCTCGGCTCGGGCATCGCCGTCACCAGCGTCGGCAACAGCGCCCCCGCCGTGGTCGCCGGGGTGACCGAGCAGGTCGCCGCGTTCACCCACACCTGCTTCATGATCGCGCCGTACGAGGGCTACGTGCAGGTCTGCGAGGAGCTGGCCGCGCTGACCCCCGGCTCGCACGCCAAGAAGACGGCGCTGTTCAACTCGGGCGCCGAGGCCGTCGAGAACGCGATCAAGGTCGCCCGGCACGCCACCGGCCGCACCGCCGTCATCGCCTTCGACCACGCCTACCACGGCCGCACCAGCCTGACGATGGCGCTGACCGCGAAGAACATGCCCTACAAGCAGGGCTTCGGGCCGTTCCCGGCCGACGTGTACCGCGTCCCCGGCTCCTACCCCTACCGGGACGGGCTGGACGGCGCCGCGGCCGCTGCCCGCGCGATCGACATGATCAACGTCCAGGTCGGCGCGCAGAACGTGGCCGCCGTCATCATCGAGCCGATCCAGGGTGAGGGCGGGTTCATCGAGCCGGCCCCCGGCTTCCTGCCGGCCATCGTCGAGTGGGCGCGGGCCAACGGCGCGTTGTTCATCGCCGACGAGGTGCAGACCGGCTTCTGCCGCACCGGCGACTGGTTCGCCAGCGACGCCGAGGGCGTCGTCCCGGACCTCGTCACCATGGCCAAGGGCATTGCCGGCGGCCTGCCGCTGGCCGCGGTCACCGGCCGCGCCGAACTGATGGACGCCGTGCACCCGGGCGGGCTCGGCGGCACTTACGGCGGCAACCCGGTGGCCTGTGCGGCCGCGCTCGGCGCGATCGAGACGATGCGCGAGCAGGACCTGCGGGGCGCCGCCCACCGCATCGAGGAGCAGATGGTCCGGCGCCTGCGGGAGATGCAGGCCGTCCACCCGGAGATCGGCGACATCCGTGGCCGCGGCGGCATGATCGCCGTCGAGCTGATCGACCCGGACGGCGCCCAGGGCCCGCAGACCCCGAACCCGGTGCTCACCGGTGCGCTGGCCCGGGCCTGCCACGCCGAGGGCGTGGTCGTGCTCACCGCGGGTACCTGGGGGAACGTGCTCCGCTTCCTGCCCCCGCTGGTGATCTCGCCCGAGCTGCTGGACGAGGGTCTGGACGTCCTGTCCGGCGCGCTCGACCGGCTCACCGCCGCGACCGCCTGA